A region from the Chionomys nivalis chromosome 22, mChiNiv1.1, whole genome shotgun sequence genome encodes:
- the Entr1 gene encoding endosome-associated-trafficking regulator 1 isoform X3, which produces MSGYARRPGAPPLSRTRSLVVPDGDKLEELEEANPFSFKEFLKTKNLSLSKEDTTNSRVYPKEASRHPLGLDHTSPASQPVGYGLEYQQPFFQDPTRASNLEEDEEEDGWNGTYLPSAVEQTHSSRATENSSPCGTYLSFFSNASELAGPDSLPPWTLSDTDSRISPISPAGSPNADFTALGETLGDRHLRTLQISYEALKDENSKLRRKLSEVQSFSETQTDMVRTLERKLEAKMIKEESDFHDLESVVQQVEQNLELMTKRAVKAENHVLKLKQEVSLLQTQLSNFKRENEALRSGQGSSLAVVKQNTDVALQNLHVVMNSAHASIKQLVSGAETLNLVAEILKSIDRITEVKDEADS; this is translated from the exons ATGTCGGGCTACGCGCGGCGGCCGGGCGCGCCCCCACTATCGAGGACGCGGAGCCTCGTGGTTCCTGACG GTGACAAACTTGAAGAACTTGAAGAAGCCAATCCGTTTTCCTTTAAAGAGTTTCTGAAAACCAAGAACCTCAGCTTGTCAAAAGAAGACACAACCAACAGTCGAGTTTACCCAAAG GAAGCCTCGAGGCACCCCCTGGGACTAGACCACACCTCCCCTGCCTCCCAGCCCGTGGGGTATGGCCTGGAATATCAGCAGCCGTTTTTTCAAGACCCAACGAGAGCCAGCAACctggaggaggatgaggaagaagatggaTGGAATGGCACCTACTTGCCGTCCGCTGTGGAGCAGACTCATTCCTCTAGGGCCACAGAGAATTCCTCACCCTGTGGCACCTACCTGTCCTTTTTTTCCAACGCATCAGAGCTGGCAGGTCCTGACTCTTTGCCCCCATGGACACTGAGTGACACCGACTCAAGGATCTCTCCAATATCTCCAGCTGGGAGTCCTAATGCAGACTTTACAGCTCTCGGAGAGACCCTGGGAGACAGACACCTGCGGACGCTGCAGATAAGCTATGAAGCG cTGAAAGATGAAAATTCTAAGCTCAGAAGAAAGCTAAGTGAGGTTCAGAGCTTCTCTGAAACTCAAACAGACAT GGTGAGGACGCTTGAACGAAAGTTGGAAGCGAAGATGATCAAGGAGGAGAGTGACTTCCATGACCTGGAGTCAGTGGTCCAGCAAGTCGAACAGAACCTCGAACTGATGACC AAACGAGCTGTAAAAGCAGAAAATCATGTCTTGAAGCTGAAACAGGAAGTAAGTTTGCTCCAG ACACAGCTCTCCAACTTCAAGCGAGAGAATGAAGCCCTGCGGTCAGGCCAGGGTTCCAGCTTGGCAGTGGTGAAGCAGAACACCGATGTGGCCTTGCAGAACCTCCACGTTGTCATGAACAGTGCACATGCATCCATAAA GCAGCTGGTGTCTGGAGCAGAGACACTGAACCTTGTTGCTGAAATCCTTAAGTCCATCGACAGAATTACTGAAGTTAAAGATGAGGCAGACTCTTGA
- the Entr1 gene encoding endosome-associated-trafficking regulator 1 isoform X2, producing MSGYARRPGAPPLSRTRSLVVPDDFGYGKGKCTKQSPTGAHETRFGGDKLEELEEANPFSFKEFLKTKNLSLSKEDTTNSRVYPKEASRHPLGLDHTSPASQPVGYGLEYQQPFFQDPTRASNLEEDEEEDGWNGTYLPSAVEQTHSSRATENSSPCGTYLSFFSNASELAGPDSLPPWTLSDTDSRISPISPAGSPNADFTALGETLGDRHLRTLQISYEALKDENSKLRRKLSEVQSFSETQTDMVRTLERKLEAKMIKEESDFHDLESVVQQVEQNLELMTKRAVKAENHVLKLKQEVSLLQTQLSNFKRENEALRSGQGSSLAVVKQNTDVALQNLHVVMNSAHASIKQLVSGAETLNLVAEILKSIDRITEVKDEADS from the exons ATGTCGGGCTACGCGCGGCGGCCGGGCGCGCCCCCACTATCGAGGACGCGGAGCCTCGTGGTTCCTGACG ATTTTGGCTATGGAAAGGGGAAATGTACTAAACAAAGTCCGACGGGAGCCCATGAGACGCGCTTTGGAG GTGACAAACTTGAAGAACTTGAAGAAGCCAATCCGTTTTCCTTTAAAGAGTTTCTGAAAACCAAGAACCTCAGCTTGTCAAAAGAAGACACAACCAACAGTCGAGTTTACCCAAAG GAAGCCTCGAGGCACCCCCTGGGACTAGACCACACCTCCCCTGCCTCCCAGCCCGTGGGGTATGGCCTGGAATATCAGCAGCCGTTTTTTCAAGACCCAACGAGAGCCAGCAACctggaggaggatgaggaagaagatggaTGGAATGGCACCTACTTGCCGTCCGCTGTGGAGCAGACTCATTCCTCTAGGGCCACAGAGAATTCCTCACCCTGTGGCACCTACCTGTCCTTTTTTTCCAACGCATCAGAGCTGGCAGGTCCTGACTCTTTGCCCCCATGGACACTGAGTGACACCGACTCAAGGATCTCTCCAATATCTCCAGCTGGGAGTCCTAATGCAGACTTTACAGCTCTCGGAGAGACCCTGGGAGACAGACACCTGCGGACGCTGCAGATAAGCTATGAAGCG cTGAAAGATGAAAATTCTAAGCTCAGAAGAAAGCTAAGTGAGGTTCAGAGCTTCTCTGAAACTCAAACAGACAT GGTGAGGACGCTTGAACGAAAGTTGGAAGCGAAGATGATCAAGGAGGAGAGTGACTTCCATGACCTGGAGTCAGTGGTCCAGCAAGTCGAACAGAACCTCGAACTGATGACC AAACGAGCTGTAAAAGCAGAAAATCATGTCTTGAAGCTGAAACAGGAAGTAAGTTTGCTCCAG ACACAGCTCTCCAACTTCAAGCGAGAGAATGAAGCCCTGCGGTCAGGCCAGGGTTCCAGCTTGGCAGTGGTGAAGCAGAACACCGATGTGGCCTTGCAGAACCTCCACGTTGTCATGAACAGTGCACATGCATCCATAAA GCAGCTGGTGTCTGGAGCAGAGACACTGAACCTTGTTGCTGAAATCCTTAAGTCCATCGACAGAATTACTGAAGTTAAAGATGAGGCAGACTCTTGA
- the Entr1 gene encoding endosome-associated-trafficking regulator 1 isoform X1: MSGYARRPGAPPLSRTRSLVVPDAPAFYERRSCLPQLNCERPHGGDLHPHLFGFRPTFMCYVPSPVLAPVGDTDFGYGKGKCTKQSPTGAHETRFGGDKLEELEEANPFSFKEFLKTKNLSLSKEDTTNSRVYPKEASRHPLGLDHTSPASQPVGYGLEYQQPFFQDPTRASNLEEDEEEDGWNGTYLPSAVEQTHSSRATENSSPCGTYLSFFSNASELAGPDSLPPWTLSDTDSRISPISPAGSPNADFTALGETLGDRHLRTLQISYEALKDENSKLRRKLSEVQSFSETQTDMVRTLERKLEAKMIKEESDFHDLESVVQQVEQNLELMTKRAVKAENHVLKLKQEVSLLQTQLSNFKRENEALRSGQGSSLAVVKQNTDVALQNLHVVMNSAHASIKQLVSGAETLNLVAEILKSIDRITEVKDEADS, encoded by the exons ATGTCGGGCTACGCGCGGCGGCCGGGCGCGCCCCCACTATCGAGGACGCGGAGCCTCGTGGTTCCTGACG CTCCTGCGTTCTATGAGCGCCGGTCTTGTCTCCCCCAGCTAAACTGTGAGCGCCCCCATGGCGGGGACCTGCACCCCCACCTCTTCGGCTTTCGGCCGACGTTTATGTGCTATGTGCCCAGCCCGGTGCTGGCTCCGGTAGGAGACACAG ATTTTGGCTATGGAAAGGGGAAATGTACTAAACAAAGTCCGACGGGAGCCCATGAGACGCGCTTTGGAG GTGACAAACTTGAAGAACTTGAAGAAGCCAATCCGTTTTCCTTTAAAGAGTTTCTGAAAACCAAGAACCTCAGCTTGTCAAAAGAAGACACAACCAACAGTCGAGTTTACCCAAAG GAAGCCTCGAGGCACCCCCTGGGACTAGACCACACCTCCCCTGCCTCCCAGCCCGTGGGGTATGGCCTGGAATATCAGCAGCCGTTTTTTCAAGACCCAACGAGAGCCAGCAACctggaggaggatgaggaagaagatggaTGGAATGGCACCTACTTGCCGTCCGCTGTGGAGCAGACTCATTCCTCTAGGGCCACAGAGAATTCCTCACCCTGTGGCACCTACCTGTCCTTTTTTTCCAACGCATCAGAGCTGGCAGGTCCTGACTCTTTGCCCCCATGGACACTGAGTGACACCGACTCAAGGATCTCTCCAATATCTCCAGCTGGGAGTCCTAATGCAGACTTTACAGCTCTCGGAGAGACCCTGGGAGACAGACACCTGCGGACGCTGCAGATAAGCTATGAAGCG cTGAAAGATGAAAATTCTAAGCTCAGAAGAAAGCTAAGTGAGGTTCAGAGCTTCTCTGAAACTCAAACAGACAT GGTGAGGACGCTTGAACGAAAGTTGGAAGCGAAGATGATCAAGGAGGAGAGTGACTTCCATGACCTGGAGTCAGTGGTCCAGCAAGTCGAACAGAACCTCGAACTGATGACC AAACGAGCTGTAAAAGCAGAAAATCATGTCTTGAAGCTGAAACAGGAAGTAAGTTTGCTCCAG ACACAGCTCTCCAACTTCAAGCGAGAGAATGAAGCCCTGCGGTCAGGCCAGGGTTCCAGCTTGGCAGTGGTGAAGCAGAACACCGATGTGGCCTTGCAGAACCTCCACGTTGTCATGAACAGTGCACATGCATCCATAAA GCAGCTGGTGTCTGGAGCAGAGACACTGAACCTTGTTGCTGAAATCCTTAAGTCCATCGACAGAATTACTGAAGTTAAAGATGAGGCAGACTCTTGA